A stretch of the Gavia stellata isolate bGavSte3 chromosome 11, bGavSte3.hap2, whole genome shotgun sequence genome encodes the following:
- the LOC104254924 gene encoding G-protein coupled receptor 55 produces MNDTHAKSNISATVELFQLIMYTPTFTLGLLFNGMALSFLFFKVKKLSESTVYMIALIFLDTLLLFTLPFKIISYHLQDNWNLGSVFCSTLESLYFVNMYGSILISFCICVDRYIAIRHPFTAPTLRSTKKAAMVCAVICLGTSAGTVSTFQLHGEGLNISSCFHNFAKSTWENAGLFSALETTFFGSMAAMTFCTVQTIRCLRKHRKSDNPQTQTTRAEKIVVTNLVAFLVCFTPYHVAYFMYFLVKNNIIHPSFQKVLRDVVQVTLCWANLNCCLDGVCYYFVLKESLEGPLKNSEKTATRKP; encoded by the coding sequence ATGAATGACACCCATGCCAAGAGCAATATCAGTGCGACCGTGGAACTGTTCCAGCTCATCATGTACACCCCCACGTTTACCCTGGGATTGCTGTTCAATGGGATGGCTCTGTCGTTCCTGTTTTTTAAGGTTAAAAAGCTGTCAGAATCTACGGTCTACATGATAGCCCTCATTTTCCTGGATACTTTGCTGCTGTTTactcttccttttaaaataatttcctaccACCTTCAGGACAACTGGAACTTAGGGTCTGTGTTTTGCTCCACCTTGGAGAGTCTTTACTTTGTAAACATGTACGGCAGCATCCTCATCTCCTTCTGCATCTGTGTAGACCGGTACATCGCTATCCGGCACCCCTTCACAGCTCCCACGCTGCGATCCACCAAGAAAGCTGCTATGGTCTGTGCTGTCATCTGCCTGGGCACTTCAGCTGGGACAGTCTCTACTTTCCAACTGCATGGAGAGGGCCTCAACATCTCATCCTGCTTCCATAACTTCGCCAAGAGCACGTGGGAAAATGCAGGCTTGTTCAGCGCCTTGGAGACTACCTTCTTCGGCAGCATGGCAGCCATGACTTTCTGCACTGTTCAGACCATCAGGTGTTtgagaaagcacagaaaatcaGACAACCCCCAAACACAAACCACCAGGGCGGAAAAGATAGTGGTGACAAACCTTGTGGCATTTTTGGTCTGTTTCACGCCTTACCATGTGGCATACTTCATGTACTTTTTGGTGAAGAATAACATCATTCACCCCAGTTTTCAGAAAGTGCTACGAGATGTTGTTCAGGTCACCCTTTGCTGGGCAAACCTGAACTGCTGTCTTGATGGGGTgtgttattattttgttttaaaggagtCCTTGGAAGGCCCattaaaaaacagtgaaaaaacagcCACGCGAAAGCCTTGA